One segment of Capnocytophaga sp. oral taxon 878 DNA contains the following:
- a CDS encoding LysM peptidoglycan-binding domain-containing protein, with amino-acid sequence MKRFLTLTFLLSLTIAAAQQKHTASNYESIESIAKTYRFSPADIIKVNPGLKEGIQKGVTINIPVSKVKHYSTQRPVGFTSHVVQPKETFFGLAQKYSISIDDLKRYNLELYTRELQENERVTIPLFNKTPDMVQKGIQGQKRYVVKPQETLWKIAKNHNVSVEELERMNKKEKGFNPNNLKEGQEIWIPANAVDTTEPQVQEPERPNTNKDLVLYFVEKGEGFYSLERKFGLSEAEIVKLNPAMKDGLKTDAQIWIPKENYDRYRNSAFANVSHSFENSNNSLRTASSPTNVREISYILPFKVADITGNDKMAALRTRLTDNKITPVATDFYSGALIALDSLQKMGYKFKVNVFDSEGDLKKIAANPAVQSSQVVIGPFANKAFNTLAPMLNSNTAILAPLSNKNISLNPNVYQTLPTDEVQQAQMIAYLTRNYGDANVLILADSKNASLRERLERVLPNAKVVTEMSATGFSNALTYGKENVVILQSNDISYVSLAVRLLHNALKVKKNNTTPKITLTTVERGTVFDSNSLSNNQLSDLRFTYPTINKYSNGNDTFSSRYLKTYGILPNKYAIRGFDLTMDTILRLGVAGNLDSANSKIGETSFLENKFAYLKNSYKGGGYENQGVYIVQYDNMEIKTLDN; translated from the coding sequence ATGAAACGTTTTTTAACACTAACCTTCCTGCTATCACTAACCATTGCTGCTGCACAACAAAAACATACAGCGAGCAATTATGAAAGTATTGAGAGTATTGCTAAAACTTATAGGTTTTCGCCAGCTGATATTATAAAAGTGAACCCAGGATTAAAAGAAGGGATACAGAAAGGAGTAACCATTAATATTCCGGTGAGCAAGGTGAAACACTACAGCACACAACGTCCTGTAGGATTTACCTCACATGTGGTACAGCCTAAGGAAACCTTTTTTGGGTTGGCACAAAAGTATAGCATATCAATAGATGACTTGAAGCGTTATAACTTAGAACTTTATACCAGAGAGCTGCAAGAGAATGAGCGGGTTACAATTCCGTTATTCAATAAAACGCCTGATATGGTACAAAAAGGCATTCAAGGACAAAAACGCTATGTGGTAAAACCCCAAGAAACCCTTTGGAAAATAGCTAAGAACCACAATGTAAGTGTAGAAGAGTTGGAGCGTATGAATAAAAAAGAAAAAGGCTTTAACCCTAATAACTTGAAAGAGGGTCAGGAGATATGGATACCAGCTAATGCTGTGGATACTACTGAACCACAAGTACAAGAGCCTGAACGCCCTAATACTAATAAAGATTTGGTGCTTTATTTTGTAGAAAAAGGAGAAGGATTTTATAGTTTGGAGCGCAAGTTTGGCTTATCGGAAGCTGAAATAGTAAAGCTAAACCCAGCAATGAAAGATGGCTTAAAAACAGATGCCCAAATATGGATACCTAAGGAGAATTATGATAGATATAGAAATTCGGCTTTTGCTAATGTAAGTCATAGCTTTGAGAACTCGAATAATTCATTACGCACAGCTTCATCACCTACTAATGTGAGGGAAATATCGTATATTTTACCTTTTAAAGTAGCTGATATTACAGGGAATGATAAAATGGCAGCCCTTCGTACCCGACTTACTGATAATAAAATAACCCCTGTGGCTACTGATTTTTATTCAGGAGCGTTGATAGCTTTAGATTCACTACAAAAAATGGGGTATAAGTTTAAAGTAAATGTATTTGATAGTGAAGGAGACTTGAAGAAGATAGCTGCAAACCCAGCAGTACAGAGCTCACAAGTAGTAATAGGACCTTTTGCTAATAAGGCTTTTAATACTTTAGCCCCAATGCTAAACAGCAATACAGCTATTTTGGCACCACTATCTAACAAAAACATATCACTGAACCCTAATGTGTACCAAACACTTCCTACAGATGAGGTACAACAAGCACAGATGATAGCTTATCTTACTCGTAACTATGGTGATGCTAATGTACTTATTTTGGCAGATAGCAAAAATGCTTCATTGAGAGAGCGTTTAGAACGAGTGCTTCCTAATGCAAAAGTAGTAACAGAAATGTCGGCTACAGGCTTTTCTAATGCTTTGACTTATGGTAAGGAAAATGTGGTGATATTGCAATCAAATGATATTAGTTATGTATCATTGGCAGTACGCTTATTGCATAATGCACTGAAAGTGAAGAAGAATAACACAACTCCTAAAATTACACTTACTACTGTAGAGAGAGGTACGGTTTTTGATTCAAATAGCTTGTCTAACAACCAGCTTTCAGATTTGCGTTTTACTTATCCTACCATAAACAAATACTCTAACGGTAATGATACTTTTTCAAGCAGATATTTGAAAACATACGGTATTTTGCCTAATAAGTACGCTATTCGTGGTTTTGACCTTACAATGGATACTATATTACGCTTAGGAGTAGCTGGTAATTTGGATAGTGCTAATAGTAAAATAGGTGAGACCTCTTTTTTAGAAAATAAGTTTGCTTACTTAAAGAATTCATATAAGGGTGGTGGCTATGAAAACCAAGGGGTGTATATAGTGCAATACGACAATATGGAGATTAAAACACTTGATAATTAG
- the guaA gene encoding glutamine-hydrolyzing GMP synthase has translation MNNNPNEGSRLLILDFGSQYTQLIARRVRELNVYCEIHPYNHLPADLESFQAVILSGSPYSVRSEEALHPDLSAIKGKKPLLAVCYGAQYLAHFGGGEVAPSNIREYGRAHLSYINPENDPLFEGIEEGSQVWMSHSDTIKQLPTGGVCLASTHDVANAAYRIAGEETYAIQFHPEVYHSTDGTKLLANFLFKIARISANWTPDNFVEQTIVQLREQVGKEKVILGLSGGVDSTVAAVLLHRAIGKQLHCIFVNNGLLRKNEFVSVLQQYEGMGLNVKGVDASERFLTALAGKTDPEDKRKTIGRVFVEVFDDESHKVTDAKWLAQGTIYPDVIESLSVKGPSATIKSHHNVGGLPDYMKLKVVEPLRMLFKDEVRRVGKSLGISDELLGRHPFPGPGLAIRILGDVTAEKVAVLQEVDAIFINALKEHNLYNKVWQAGAILLPINSVGVMGDERTYERVVALRAVESVDGMTADWVDLPYKFLQKVSNDIINKVKGVNRVVYDISSKPPATIEWE, from the coding sequence ATGAATAACAACCCTAACGAAGGCTCACGCCTATTGATATTAGATTTTGGGTCGCAGTACACCCAACTTATAGCACGCCGAGTGCGAGAACTGAATGTATATTGCGAAATACACCCCTATAACCACTTGCCAGCAGACCTTGAGAGCTTTCAGGCAGTAATTTTGTCGGGCTCACCTTATTCGGTACGTAGTGAAGAGGCTTTGCATCCTGATTTATCGGCTATTAAAGGCAAGAAGCCGCTTTTGGCAGTGTGCTATGGAGCGCAGTATTTGGCGCATTTTGGAGGTGGTGAAGTAGCGCCTTCTAACATACGAGAGTACGGGCGGGCACATTTATCATACATCAACCCAGAAAATGACCCCTTATTTGAAGGGATAGAAGAGGGAAGCCAAGTGTGGATGAGCCATAGTGATACTATAAAACAATTGCCTACAGGAGGAGTTTGCTTGGCAAGTACCCACGATGTAGCTAATGCAGCTTATAGGATAGCGGGAGAAGAAACGTATGCTATTCAGTTTCACCCAGAAGTATATCACTCTACCGATGGTACGAAACTTTTGGCAAACTTTTTGTTTAAGATAGCACGTATCAGTGCCAATTGGACGCCTGATAACTTTGTAGAACAAACGATAGTACAGCTACGTGAGCAGGTAGGCAAAGAAAAGGTGATATTAGGCTTATCGGGAGGGGTAGACTCGACGGTGGCAGCCGTATTACTGCACAGAGCTATAGGCAAGCAACTGCACTGCATATTTGTAAATAACGGTTTACTACGCAAAAACGAGTTTGTGAGTGTGTTACAGCAGTATGAAGGTATGGGACTGAATGTGAAGGGTGTGGATGCATCGGAACGCTTTCTGACAGCCTTGGCAGGAAAAACAGACCCTGAGGATAAACGCAAGACTATAGGACGTGTGTTTGTAGAAGTATTTGACGATGAATCACACAAGGTAACCGATGCTAAGTGGTTGGCACAAGGGACTATTTATCCTGATGTGATAGAATCATTATCGGTAAAAGGGCCTTCGGCAACCATTAAATCACATCATAATGTGGGAGGACTGCCCGATTATATGAAACTGAAAGTTGTAGAGCCTTTGCGAATGCTGTTTAAAGACGAGGTGCGTAGGGTAGGAAAAAGCCTTGGTATTAGTGATGAACTATTAGGAAGGCACCCATTCCCAGGTCCGGGTTTGGCTATCCGTATTTTGGGTGATGTGACAGCAGAGAAAGTAGCGGTATTACAAGAGGTAGATGCTATCTTCATCAATGCATTGAAAGAACATAACCTATACAATAAAGTATGGCAAGCAGGAGCTATTTTGTTGCCTATTAATAGTGTAGGAGTAATGGGAGATGAGCGTACTTATGAACGAGTAGTAGCCTTGCGCGCTGTAGAAAGTGTAGATGGTATGACTGCTGACTGGGTGGATTTGCCTTATAAATTTCTGCAAAAAGTATCAAATGATATAATCAATAAAGTGAAAGGGGTGAACCGCGTGGTGTATGACATCAGTAGTAAACCGCCAGCCACTATTGAATGGGAATAA
- the purE gene encoding 5-(carboxyamino)imidazole ribonucleotide mutase, translating into MKVAVVMGSKSDLPVMQEAIDFLKALDIEVFVDIVSAHRTPEKLMDFGQNAHKRGIAVIVAGAGGAAHLPGMLAAMTPLPVIGVPVKSRNSIDGWDSILSILQMPSGVPVATVALNGGKNAGILAAQILGSYDASVQQKIIDYKENLKQAVLTAAATLNTNE; encoded by the coding sequence ATGAAAGTAGCCGTTGTGATGGGTAGCAAGAGTGACTTACCTGTGATGCAAGAAGCGATAGATTTCCTCAAAGCGCTTGATATTGAGGTTTTTGTAGATATAGTATCGGCACACCGTACGCCTGAAAAGCTGATGGATTTTGGGCAGAATGCCCATAAGCGAGGGATAGCAGTTATAGTAGCAGGAGCTGGTGGGGCAGCCCATCTGCCAGGGATGCTTGCGGCTATGACGCCTCTGCCAGTGATAGGGGTGCCTGTAAAGAGTCGCAACTCGATAGATGGGTGGGACTCTATACTCTCAATTTTGCAGATGCCAAGTGGGGTACCGGTGGCTACTGTAGCCCTAAATGGGGGTAAGAATGCGGGTATTTTGGCGGCGCAGATTTTGGGTAGCTATGATGCTTCGGTTCAGCAAAAAATTATTGATTATAAAGAGAATTTAAAACAAGCGGTGCTTACAGCTGCCGCAACCCTAAATACCAATGAATAA
- a CDS encoding lipocalin family protein, whose protein sequence is MRKLILYILLFFNTINIFSQEKTKSTRHTDLIGTWTIISQRLDSLEIELSDCDKQSTFIFTENEIIENYYKMYNGNCVILNTNKDFYTVKDNHIIRKEESDLNNTFVIEDNILTLLFIGKDDDNNEHTAVIVCKKAKPIEYIK, encoded by the coding sequence ATGCGCAAACTCATATTGTATATACTGCTGTTTTTCAATACTATAAACATTTTTTCGCAAGAAAAAACCAAAAGTACTCGCCATACCGATCTTATCGGAACGTGGACAATAATTTCTCAACGATTGGACAGTTTAGAAATTGAACTATCCGATTGTGATAAGCAAAGTACTTTCATCTTTACCGAAAATGAAATCATTGAAAATTACTACAAAATGTACAATGGTAACTGCGTGATACTCAACACCAATAAAGATTTTTACACCGTAAAAGACAACCACATTATCCGCAAAGAAGAAAGCGACTTGAACAACACTTTCGTAATCGAAGATAACATTCTCACCCTATTGTTCATAGGAAAAGATGATGATAATAATGAGCATACAGCTGTAATTGTCTGCAAAAAAGCTAAACCTATCGAATATATAAAATGA
- a CDS encoding TolC family protein codes for MMKKLFLLLCLAPLTAIGQKLWTLNDCIQYAKANNLSIKESEIDLQAANINKIKAKMNFLPSVNGNVAYNFNTGKNINPVTNQYENTIFQSASGGIGASVSLFEGLQNWRKLKQAELNVIASHYKLDKMKDDIILMIIKAYGDVLSNKEQIKNLKTQLQISKENLERTRELIASGSLPKGDIYEAESQLLTQEQQIIATESALFIARMGLAQILLLKNYEDFDIDDAQFEQPSDKILTETPETIYQRAKETMSDVKIAENTVLLAKNALKIAQSSYSPRLSFQWGYNSRWSKNNNNNFLQSTTDFWQQINDNKGMNAGFSLNIPIFNGFAISNEVKTQRLNVMKAEFAKEQTELTTQKNIYQAYNDAANAKKLYEATEKTAQAKQQAFSYAQERHNVGLMNTFDFSQAKYQYENAQNDYVKAKYNYIFKIKVLEYYFGVR; via the coding sequence ATGATGAAAAAACTATTCCTTTTACTATGCCTCGCCCCTCTTACTGCTATCGGGCAAAAATTATGGACTCTTAACGACTGTATCCAGTACGCTAAGGCCAACAACCTGTCTATCAAAGAGTCTGAAATCGACCTACAAGCTGCCAATATCAACAAAATAAAGGCTAAAATGAACTTTTTGCCCTCTGTTAATGGTAACGTAGCCTATAATTTCAACACAGGTAAAAACATCAACCCCGTAACCAACCAGTATGAAAACACCATCTTCCAATCTGCCTCAGGAGGCATAGGTGCCAGCGTCTCTCTCTTTGAAGGACTACAAAACTGGCGCAAACTAAAACAAGCCGAACTCAACGTCATCGCTTCTCACTACAAGCTCGATAAGATGAAAGACGACATCATCTTGATGATTATCAAAGCCTACGGCGATGTACTGAGCAATAAAGAGCAAATAAAAAACCTAAAAACCCAACTACAAATATCAAAAGAAAATTTAGAACGCACCCGCGAGCTTATTGCCAGCGGCTCACTCCCCAAAGGCGATATTTATGAAGCCGAATCACAACTGCTCACCCAAGAACAGCAAATTATCGCTACCGAAAGCGCCCTTTTTATAGCACGAATGGGATTAGCCCAAATACTTTTGCTAAAAAACTACGAAGATTTTGATATTGACGATGCTCAATTTGAACAACCTTCAGACAAAATACTCACCGAAACCCCCGAAACCATCTATCAGCGCGCCAAAGAAACAATGAGCGACGTGAAAATAGCCGAAAATACAGTGCTTTTAGCTAAAAACGCATTAAAAATAGCACAATCATCCTATTCACCTCGCCTATCTTTCCAATGGGGCTACAACTCACGGTGGAGCAAAAATAACAACAACAATTTCTTACAATCCACAACCGATTTTTGGCAACAAATCAACGACAATAAGGGTATGAATGCTGGTTTTTCTCTTAACATCCCTATCTTTAACGGCTTTGCTATCTCCAATGAGGTAAAAACCCAACGCCTAAACGTGATGAAAGCCGAATTTGCTAAAGAACAAACCGAACTTACCACTCAAAAAAATATTTATCAGGCCTATAACGATGCCGCCAACGCCAAAAAACTCTATGAGGCTACCGAAAAAACAGCCCAAGCCAAGCAACAAGCCTTCTCCTACGCCCAAGAGCGCCATAATGTAGGCCTTATGAATACCTTTGATTTTAGCCAAGCCAAATACCAGTATGAAAACGCCCAAAACGACTATGTAAAAGCCAAATACAATTACATTTTTAAAATCAAAGTATTGGAATACTATTTCGGAGTTAGATAA
- a CDS encoding peptidase U32 family protein, translating to MTHSGKIELMAPAGNFESLQAAIDNGADSVYFGVDQLNMRARASINFTIADLDEIARRCAPKGIRTYLTLNTIIYDHDLSIIKTLLDAAKKAGLTAVIAMDQAVIAYARQIGMEVHISTQINITNIETVRFYAMFADTMVMSRELSLRQIKKICEQIEKEQIKGPSGNLVEIEIFGHGALCMAVSGKCYLSLHSHNSSANRGACKQNCRKKYTVIDQESGFEIEIDNEYMMSPKDLCTIDFLDQVIDTGAKVLKIEGRGRAPEYVATVIRTYRQAIDAYYEGTYSKDKVEQWMETLKTVYNRGFWGGYYLGQKLGEWSENPGSNATQKKVYIGQGKHYFPKTGIAEFAIEAFDIKVGDKLLITGPSTGVQELELTNMMVNDVPAERAKKGDSCTIKTDFRVRLSDKLYKIVKNN from the coding sequence ATGACGCATTCAGGAAAAATCGAACTAATGGCACCAGCAGGTAATTTTGAGTCGCTACAAGCGGCAATAGATAATGGTGCCGATTCAGTATATTTCGGTGTCGATCAGCTTAATATGCGCGCTAGGGCAAGTATCAACTTTACCATTGCCGACCTCGATGAAATAGCACGCCGCTGCGCACCCAAAGGCATACGCACCTACCTCACTCTTAATACTATTATTTACGACCACGACCTTTCTATCATCAAAACATTGTTAGATGCCGCCAAAAAAGCAGGTCTTACAGCTGTGATAGCTATGGATCAGGCTGTAATAGCCTACGCCCGTCAAATAGGAATGGAAGTGCATATCTCTACCCAAATCAACATTACTAATATCGAAACTGTACGCTTCTACGCTATGTTTGCCGATACAATGGTAATGAGCCGCGAACTTAGTTTGCGACAAATAAAAAAGATTTGCGAACAAATTGAAAAAGAACAGATTAAAGGACCTTCTGGTAACTTAGTCGAAATAGAAATATTCGGGCACGGAGCCCTCTGTATGGCAGTATCTGGCAAATGCTACCTCAGCTTGCACTCTCATAACTCCTCAGCCAACAGAGGCGCTTGCAAGCAAAACTGCCGTAAAAAATACACCGTAATCGACCAAGAAAGCGGTTTTGAAATAGAAATTGATAACGAATATATGATGTCGCCCAAAGACCTCTGCACTATCGATTTCCTTGATCAAGTAATTGATACAGGAGCCAAAGTGCTAAAAATAGAAGGACGTGGGCGCGCTCCCGAGTACGTAGCTACAGTAATACGTACCTACCGCCAAGCCATCGATGCTTATTATGAAGGCACCTATTCCAAAGATAAGGTAGAGCAGTGGATGGAAACCCTCAAAACAGTCTACAACCGTGGCTTCTGGGGTGGCTATTACTTAGGACAAAAGTTAGGCGAATGGAGTGAGAATCCTGGCTCCAATGCCACTCAAAAAAAGGTTTACATAGGGCAAGGAAAACATTATTTCCCCAAAACTGGTATAGCCGAGTTTGCTATTGAGGCTTTTGATATCAAAGTAGGTGATAAATTGCTCATTACAGGACCTTCTACAGGAGTACAAGAGCTTGAACTAACAAATATGATGGTAAATGATGTACCTGCCGAGCGTGCTAAAAAAGGTGATTCTTGTACCATCAAAACCGATTTCAGGGTACGCCTATCCGATAAGCTTTATAAAATAGTAAAGAACAACTAA
- a CDS encoding ferredoxin produces the protein MVIVTLQREKCIGCNYCVEMAPEQFQMSKKDGKSVLLKSTEKKGFFTLKSYDDSIFDDCEKAQKACPVKIISTKKI, from the coding sequence ATGGTAATTGTAACATTACAAAGAGAAAAGTGTATAGGCTGTAATTATTGTGTCGAGATGGCTCCAGAACAATTCCAAATGTCAAAAAAAGACGGTAAGAGCGTACTGCTCAAATCTACCGAAAAGAAAGGCTTCTTTACCCTTAAAAGCTATGATGATAGCATTTTTGACGATTGTGAGAAAGCTCAAAAAGCCTGCCCCGTGAAGATTATTAGTACTAAGAAAATATAA
- a CDS encoding porin family protein, with protein MKKIVLLTMCLLAFCNAKAQYIGLKAGYNYANLKGEMSSDASIRPYHGYYAGITLEFPLSKLFSLQIEGIYNRRGANIQSNTYGKAKLSLDYLSAPVLARFNVGRGINLHVGPQLEYRIDKPNFYFDGTDPVTRVKPDALDMVDLGMTAGIGYTTDSGWVFELRYLQGLTSIFESDSSLYNTHFSTDYDFKNRTISVGVGYIF; from the coding sequence ATGAAGAAAATAGTATTATTAACAATGTGCCTATTGGCATTTTGCAACGCCAAAGCGCAGTACATCGGCCTAAAAGCTGGGTATAATTACGCCAACCTAAAAGGAGAAATGAGCAGCGATGCTAGTATTAGGCCTTACCACGGCTATTACGCAGGGATAACGTTGGAATTCCCTCTCTCAAAGCTATTCTCCTTACAAATAGAAGGCATCTATAACCGCCGTGGGGCTAATATACAATCTAACACCTACGGAAAGGCAAAGCTCTCACTTGATTATTTGTCTGCTCCTGTGTTGGCTCGCTTCAATGTGGGCAGAGGTATAAACCTACACGTAGGCCCTCAGTTGGAATATCGCATTGATAAGCCTAACTTCTATTTTGATGGTACCGATCCTGTAACCCGTGTGAAGCCCGATGCTTTAGATATGGTCGATTTAGGAATGACGGCAGGTATAGGCTACACTACCGATTCTGGCTGGGTATTTGAACTGCGTTACCTACAAGGGCTTACCAGTATTTTTGAGAGTGATTCGTCATTATATAACACCCATTTCAGCACCGATTACGATTTTAAAAACAGAACTATTTCAGTAGGAGTAGGATACATCTTTTAG
- the upp gene encoding uracil phosphoribosyltransferase, with protein MIIHHLGEEPSVLNRFIAELRDVNIQKDRMRFRKNLERIGEVLCYEMSKFLHYKTEIITTPLGEKKVQLPKDEIVICSILRAGLALHQGLINFFDGADNAFISAYRKHTSETDFDIMVEYLASPSLEGKILFLADPMLATGRSFANVYNALAPLGKPKEIHLFAVIGAQQGIEYLEDKFPETTHLWIATIDPHLNEYGYIVPGLGDAGDLAFGDKM; from the coding sequence ATGATTATACACCATTTAGGCGAAGAGCCCTCCGTATTAAACCGATTTATTGCCGAATTGCGAGATGTAAATATCCAAAAAGATAGAATGCGATTCCGCAAAAACTTAGAACGCATAGGCGAAGTATTATGCTATGAAATGAGTAAGTTTCTGCATTACAAAACAGAAATAATTACTACCCCTTTAGGCGAAAAAAAAGTACAACTTCCTAAAGATGAAATTGTTATATGTTCCATCCTAAGGGCAGGATTAGCACTCCATCAAGGACTGATAAACTTTTTTGACGGTGCAGATAATGCCTTTATTTCCGCTTATCGTAAGCACACCTCTGAAACTGATTTTGATATAATGGTAGAGTACCTTGCTTCACCTTCCTTAGAAGGCAAAATCCTTTTTCTAGCAGACCCTATGTTGGCTACAGGGCGTTCATTTGCCAATGTATATAACGCCTTGGCTCCACTTGGTAAGCCTAAAGAAATACACCTATTTGCAGTGATTGGAGCCCAACAAGGTATTGAATATTTAGAAGATAAATTTCCAGAAACTACACACCTTTGGATTGCTACTATTGATCCTCATCTTAATGAGTATGGCTATATTGTACCTGGATTGGGCGATGCAGGTGATTTAGCTTTTGGTGATAAAATGTAG
- a CDS encoding porin family protein — MKKTLITLAFGALILFTTSAKAQEFHLGAKAGANLGKIDGAAYNQGFKLGYQLGGFAEFDFSDRWGVQGEVLFSQTNTELKDNYQAVWKEKFNKKKTLNYVSVPVLLKYNPGGFISLHAGPQFSFLANSEDSTWENGKKLFKGTDFSLLAGAEVNLGPLFAYGRYVWGYTDINSALTEKATTQQIQLGVGVRF, encoded by the coding sequence ATGAAAAAGACTTTAATTACATTAGCGTTTGGTGCATTAATACTATTTACTACCTCTGCAAAAGCTCAGGAGTTTCACTTAGGAGCAAAGGCTGGAGCTAACTTGGGCAAGATAGATGGTGCTGCCTATAATCAAGGATTCAAATTAGGATACCAGTTAGGTGGTTTTGCTGAATTTGATTTTAGTGATCGTTGGGGTGTGCAAGGTGAAGTGCTTTTCAGCCAGACAAATACTGAATTAAAAGACAATTATCAGGCTGTTTGGAAAGAGAAGTTTAATAAGAAAAAAACACTGAATTATGTGAGTGTTCCGGTATTATTAAAATATAACCCTGGTGGTTTCATTTCACTACACGCAGGTCCGCAGTTTAGTTTTTTAGCTAACAGTGAAGACAGTACTTGGGAGAATGGTAAAAAGTTATTCAAAGGGACTGATTTTTCTCTTTTAGCGGGGGCTGAAGTTAATTTAGGGCCACTATTTGCATACGGCAGGTATGTTTGGGGGTATACTGATATTAACAGTGCTCTAACCGAGAAGGCTACAACTCAACAGATACAGTTGGGTGTTGGGGTAAGATTTTAA
- the prfH gene encoding peptide chain release factor H encodes MQEKIIQITAGRGPLECQWVVAKVLKTFLQEATQAGISYTILSREEGDANLTVKSVTLQLKGKELASFLKTWLGTVCWVGKSTFRKFHQRSNWYIGVFELDQLQRQSFSERDVQFQTTRSQGNGGQNVNKVNSAVRATHLPTGISVLAQDSRSQLDNKKLALARLKEKLAEMELQQLAEQAQSHWSNHTQVQRGNPVRTFKGTDFKSTYVEKSYKKERAEAKREMNKLIIDN; translated from the coding sequence ATGCAAGAAAAAATCATACAAATCACCGCAGGACGCGGTCCCTTAGAATGCCAATGGGTAGTGGCGAAAGTACTCAAGACTTTCCTGCAAGAAGCTACCCAAGCAGGCATCAGCTATACCATTCTCAGTCGTGAGGAAGGCGATGCCAATCTCACTGTAAAATCAGTTACCCTGCAACTCAAAGGCAAGGAGTTAGCATCGTTTTTGAAAACTTGGCTCGGTACAGTCTGCTGGGTAGGCAAGAGCACTTTTCGCAAGTTTCACCAGCGCAGCAATTGGTATATAGGCGTTTTTGAGCTCGACCAACTGCAACGCCAGTCTTTCTCGGAGCGCGATGTACAGTTCCAAACCACTCGTTCGCAAGGCAATGGCGGACAGAATGTGAACAAGGTAAATTCGGCAGTGCGCGCCACCCACCTGCCTACGGGTATCAGCGTATTGGCACAGGACTCGCGTTCGCAACTCGACAATAAGAAACTCGCCCTTGCCCGCCTTAAAGAAAAACTTGCCGAAATGGAGCTTCAGCAACTCGCGGAGCAAGCACAGAGTCATTGGAGTAACCACACCCAAGTGCAGCGTGGCAACCCTGTACGCACTTTCAAAGGTACCGATTTTAAAAGCACTTATGTAGAAAAAAGCTATAAAAAGGAACGTGCAGAAGCAAAGAGGGAAATGAATAAATTGATAATAGACAATTAA
- a CDS encoding 3'-5' exonuclease, producing the protein MTNKIIIIDLEATCWEGIPPKGEVSEIIEIGICLLDTLTGEISDNRGILVKPTHSKISPFCTQLTTLTPELVAREGVSFEEALQILKKEYQAYQYTWASYGNYDKNMLQKQCALRKLPYPMRSEHINVKELFQEVTQHPKRLGMHQALNYLKLPLVGTHHRGKDDAYNIAKIMHCLSHYQLTN; encoded by the coding sequence ATGACAAACAAAATCATTATTATAGACTTAGAAGCGACTTGTTGGGAGGGAATACCCCCCAAAGGAGAAGTCAGTGAAATTATAGAAATTGGCATTTGCCTGCTCGATACCCTTACAGGTGAGATCAGCGATAACAGAGGCATTTTGGTAAAACCTACACATTCCAAAATAAGTCCTTTTTGTACCCAACTTACCACCCTTACCCCCGAACTGGTGGCGCGGGAAGGCGTAAGTTTTGAAGAAGCCTTGCAAATCCTTAAAAAGGAATACCAAGCCTATCAGTACACTTGGGCGAGTTATGGCAATTACGACAAAAATATGCTCCAAAAGCAATGTGCACTTAGAAAACTGCCTTACCCAATGCGCAGTGAGCATATCAATGTAAAGGAACTTTTCCAAGAGGTAACCCAGCACCCCAAGCGATTGGGAATGCATCAGGCACTGAACTATCTCAAGCTACCCCTTGTAGGAACCCACCACCGCGGCAAAGACGATGCTTATAACATCGCTAAGATAATGCACTGCTTGTCTCATTATCAATTGACAAATTAA